Genomic window (Takifugu rubripes chromosome 1, fTakRub1.2, whole genome shotgun sequence):
AGTCTATAACGTGAATTAATTGAACGAACAAGCATCCTAAACGTTTAGAGATCCTTTACAATTTGAGTCCCAGGAATAAACACGTTATTTGGAGGCGTGTTGTGAGAAATATAATAAAGTGGGCGTGTCTTGCCCTGTCTGCGTCTCTCCAGCTCAGCCAATCGACGTTACTTTGCgttgttcacttcctgtttcccgtCATGCCTTGTCCGAAATATGGCGGAATGCTTTTGCAATTACAGTCACTGCGATTAGAAGGtttagttttgtttgtttgttttaaaaagagtCCTACTTCGCAGTTACTACGGTTGATGAGGGGTAAAAATATTCTTCAACAATGCCGAAATATTACGAAGATAAAGAAGAAGATAACAGAGCCTGCGCTGGAATCAAAGAGGATTTCAAAGCTTGTCTCCTTCAGCACGACTGTGTGTTAAAGGTACGGACGTCTACTAAtggtggtgttgttgttgcacCTTGTGTCTTAAGGTTACTCAAAATCTCGCTTCTAAATTGCCGTGGGCCTTAGCCATACATGACCTTCATTCCAATAAGAGTttgctctgcacacacacattcagttcGTAATCAACAATTGGGACGCAAATAAAATAAGTTCCAACGATTGTTTCAACTACATCTGTTGTATGATTTTACCCACGTGAACTAGGTCTCCTATAATGTTGAGTTGTGTAGGCAGTCAGATTCAGGCTGTTTTGCACTACAGGTTTGCAGGTGGGAAAATCCCAGTGAATTTTGTGTCTATATTTACCAGGAGGGGAAGTTACCCAGTCAATGTTTGAAGGAGGGCCACTGTAAAGCCTTGCAGACCTCCTTCTTTGAGTGTAAGAGGTCAATGGTAAGTTCTAATGATGTGCTTaaactgacattttaatttttgctGAAATTAAACCATTGccgatatatatattttaaaaaaaaaaaaaaatgtttttcttcttaaacAGCTGGACACAAGATCGAGATTCAGAGGACGGAAAGGCTACTAAGGGACTCTGATCACTGTTGTtggaataaataaagattggatGGGTGGTAGCAGATACATTATATTGTCAA
Coding sequences:
- the coa5 gene encoding cytochrome c oxidase assembly factor 5, which codes for MPKYYEDKEEDNRACAGIKEDFKACLLQHDCVLKEGKLPSQCLKEGHCKALQTSFFECKRSMLDTRSRFRGRKGY